A window of the Streptomyces sp. NBC_00250 genome harbors these coding sequences:
- a CDS encoding heavy metal translocating P-type ATPase, producing the protein MNTDTAELVATDLAIGGMTCAACVARVEKRLSRIDGVRAGVNFATGRARVLHPPLVEVTELVAAVEKAGYTAEPVGEGTTASRDAGAEAADDADRLVRLVIVAALSLPVLVLSMVPSSQFHNWQWVCFLLATAVALWGAESFHRNALRGLRHGTATMDTLVSLGIVASYTWSVYALFLGDAGEPGMRMPFSLTADAGDDHIYLEAAVGVPLFVLTGRLLEDRARRWTGSALRALAELAVKDVTVLDDPPSAADGAPERERLIPIEQLLPEQRFLVRPGERVATDGVVVRGRAALDLSMLTGESVPVDVGPGDRVMGGTLDIGGSLVVRATAVGADTQLARITSLVADAQAGKARAQRLADRVAGVFVPAVMALAGAVLAFWLGAGATALGAVTTAVAILVVACPCALGLATPMALLAATGRGAQLGVLFKGPEVLERLRQIDTVVMDKTGTLTTGRMRLLSVVTVPGRDEDEVLRSAASVERLSEHPIGRAVTAAALERDDAPLPATSFLATTGTGVEGMVDGRLVRVLRPQAAGDLPAVLRAELDRADAMGRTGVVVEVDGAVAAVLVLGDTVRPGSLRTVRRLRAMGVSTVLLTGDGRGAAYAVAGELGIEEVHFSASPERKAEVVEELRRAGRTAAVVGDGVNDAVALARAELGIALGTGTDTAIGAAGVTLVKDDIEVVVDALHLARRALAVIHSNLTWAFAYNGLLIPVAAVGLLNPMLAALAMSASSLLVVANSLRLRTWRPSTEGRDEAGTVPSGTVPAVSVPTGTVPSGTVPAASVSPALRPAREGAPPSGR; encoded by the coding sequence ATGAACACCGACACCGCGGAGTTGGTGGCGACGGACCTCGCCATCGGCGGCATGACGTGCGCGGCCTGCGTGGCCAGGGTGGAGAAGCGGCTGAGCCGCATCGACGGAGTGAGAGCGGGGGTCAACTTCGCCACCGGCCGCGCCCGCGTGCTGCATCCGCCGCTCGTGGAGGTCACCGAGCTGGTGGCCGCGGTCGAGAAGGCCGGGTACACGGCGGAGCCGGTCGGCGAGGGGACCACGGCATCGCGGGACGCCGGGGCCGAAGCCGCGGACGACGCCGACCGGCTCGTCCGGCTCGTGATCGTGGCCGCGCTCTCCTTGCCGGTCCTGGTCCTTTCGATGGTGCCTTCCTCGCAGTTCCACAACTGGCAGTGGGTCTGCTTCCTGCTGGCCACGGCGGTGGCGCTGTGGGGCGCCGAGTCCTTCCACCGCAACGCGCTGCGGGGGCTCAGGCACGGCACGGCGACCATGGACACGCTCGTCAGTCTGGGCATCGTCGCCTCCTACACCTGGTCCGTGTACGCGCTGTTCCTGGGGGACGCCGGAGAACCCGGGATGCGGATGCCGTTCTCGCTCACGGCGGATGCGGGCGACGATCACATCTACCTCGAAGCGGCGGTCGGAGTGCCGCTGTTCGTCCTCACCGGGCGGCTCCTGGAGGACCGGGCACGGCGGTGGACCGGATCCGCGCTGCGGGCCCTGGCCGAACTCGCCGTCAAGGACGTCACCGTCCTCGACGATCCGCCGTCCGCGGCGGACGGCGCCCCCGAGCGGGAGCGGCTCATCCCGATCGAACAGCTCCTTCCGGAGCAGCGGTTCCTGGTGCGCCCTGGCGAACGGGTCGCCACCGACGGGGTGGTGGTCCGCGGCCGTGCCGCCCTCGATCTGTCCATGCTCACCGGGGAGAGCGTTCCCGTGGACGTGGGCCCCGGCGACCGGGTGATGGGCGGGACCCTCGACATCGGCGGCAGCCTGGTGGTGCGCGCCACCGCCGTCGGGGCCGACACCCAGCTGGCCCGGATCACCTCGCTGGTCGCCGACGCCCAGGCGGGCAAGGCACGGGCGCAGCGCCTCGCGGACCGGGTCGCGGGGGTCTTCGTACCCGCCGTCATGGCGCTGGCCGGCGCCGTCCTCGCGTTCTGGCTCGGTGCCGGCGCCACCGCACTGGGGGCGGTCACCACCGCCGTGGCCATCCTGGTGGTCGCCTGCCCGTGTGCGCTGGGGCTGGCCACGCCCATGGCGCTGCTCGCCGCGACGGGCCGCGGTGCGCAGCTGGGGGTGCTGTTCAAGGGGCCGGAGGTGCTGGAACGGCTCCGGCAGATCGACACCGTGGTGATGGACAAGACCGGCACGCTCACCACCGGACGGATGCGGCTGCTCTCGGTCGTCACGGTGCCCGGACGGGACGAGGACGAGGTGCTGCGGTCGGCCGCGTCCGTCGAGCGGCTCTCCGAGCATCCGATCGGCCGCGCGGTGACGGCGGCGGCCCTGGAGCGCGACGACGCTCCCCTGCCGGCCACGTCCTTCCTCGCGACCACCGGGACGGGCGTGGAGGGCATGGTGGACGGGCGCCTGGTGCGGGTGCTGCGCCCGCAGGCGGCCGGGGACCTGCCGGCCGTGCTGCGGGCGGAGCTGGACCGGGCCGACGCCATGGGCCGTACGGGCGTGGTGGTGGAGGTGGACGGCGCCGTCGCCGCCGTGCTCGTCCTCGGCGACACGGTGCGGCCGGGCAGTCTCCGGACGGTGCGGCGGCTGCGCGCGATGGGCGTCAGCACGGTGCTCCTCACCGGTGACGGACGGGGGGCCGCCTACGCGGTCGCCGGCGAACTGGGCATCGAGGAGGTCCACTTCTCGGCCTCGCCGGAGCGCAAGGCCGAGGTGGTGGAGGAGTTGCGCAGGGCCGGACGCACCGCCGCCGTGGTGGGTGACGGGGTCAACGACGCGGTGGCGCTGGCCCGTGCCGAGTTGGGCATCGCGCTCGGCACGGGCACGGACACCGCGATCGGTGCGGCCGGTGTGACGCTGGTGAAGGACGACATCGAGGTCGTGGTGGACGCGCTGCACCTGGCCAGGCGGGCCCTGGCCGTCATCCACTCCAACCTCACCTGGGCCTTCGCCTACAACGGTCTGCTGATCCCCGTCGCGGCGGTCGGACTGCTCAATCCGATGCTGGCCGCGCTGGCCATGTCGGCCAGTTCGCTCCTCGTCGTCGCCAACAGCCTGCGGCTGCGGACATGGCGCCCCTCGACGGAGGGCCGCGACGAGGCCGGGACGGTGCCGAGCGGGACGGTGCCGGCCGTGTCGGTGCCGACCGGGACGGTGCCGAGCGGGACAGTGCCGGCCGCGTCGGTGTCTCCTGCCCTCAGGCCTGCTCGGGAAGGAGCCCCTCCTTCAGGGCGGTGA
- a CDS encoding response regulator transcription factor, which yields MTQATHTTPQDYRHNSTKTPDIALVVPNEMARLGLKTMLSAIDMRCLVEADSFDALSNSLDRIPVDVIIMSCTECDLDVHEESLREVAGRGVKVLFLLESAAQHMIARAACLPVDGFLIQSELTGNTLDDAIRRISDGEISMPSTLARELLSQVRDRGTVKSPRPVSLTPREQQVLSLVADGLSNKQIARRLGISEHGAKRHVANVLAKLNSPNRTLAVVTALKEGLLPEQA from the coding sequence GTGACGCAGGCAACTCACACCACCCCCCAGGACTACCGGCACAATTCCACGAAGACGCCCGACATCGCGCTCGTCGTCCCCAACGAGATGGCCCGGCTGGGTCTCAAGACCATGCTCTCGGCAATCGACATGCGATGTCTGGTCGAAGCCGATTCATTTGACGCACTGTCGAATAGCCTCGACCGAATACCGGTCGACGTGATCATCATGTCCTGTACGGAGTGTGATCTGGACGTACATGAGGAGTCGCTTCGAGAAGTGGCCGGACGTGGCGTGAAGGTTTTGTTTCTGCTGGAGAGCGCCGCGCAGCACATGATTGCCAGGGCCGCGTGTCTCCCGGTGGACGGATTTCTCATCCAGTCGGAGCTGACCGGAAATACCCTCGACGACGCCATCCGCCGTATTTCCGACGGAGAGATCTCCATGCCGTCCACTCTCGCCCGGGAACTGCTGTCCCAGGTGCGGGACAGGGGAACGGTCAAATCACCGCGCCCCGTCTCCCTGACACCCCGGGAGCAGCAGGTTCTCTCCCTCGTCGCGGACGGTCTGAGCAATAAACAGATCGCCCGCCGGCTCGGCATCTCCGAGCACGGCGCCAAACGGCACGTGGCGAACGTGCTGGCCAAGCTCAACAGTCCCAACCGGACACTGGCGGTGGTCACCGCCCTGAAGGAGGGGCTCCTTCCCGAGCAGGCCTGA
- a CDS encoding AMP-binding protein produces MSRAAEHGGSLSILDGSMRVTRFSLQELHERSTRAAVGLRHAGVAPGDRVCVMAPTSPMMLINLFGLWRLGAVPVVLPHEQRGDGAQARGLLVGRSAVAGATAVITDRPEFVRGVGLPDVRVLTLDAASAGGPAPAPPMPEADQLGMLQFTSGTSSTSKAVPVRQGQLIENVRSCMETLEMRPGHTYVSWLPFYHDMGIVSVVGLVSQGVHTVVMPTENFLGRPSSWLATVSAWRAEITAAPNSAYRLAARAQQLRPAELDLSCLKVAINGAEPVTADIVEETLQILGKSGMPAGSLCPTYGMAETTLVVSADSAGSAPRVLDPQEVPNGGDHPLPARPLVSCGRPLAGTTVTIHGPTDQELPDGHVGEVQVRGPGVTDGYWTGPGRPLDGQGKLADGRMRTGDLGFLHEGELYICGRAKDMIIVAGRNLYPEDYEIAAEAVPGVRAGHVIAFSLPDTERMVVVAEGVGGEESLDRLGRELFDVLRTTAQHAPAEVLIVRPATLPKTSSGKKQRGVCRELYLAGDLEVVRTVR; encoded by the coding sequence ATGAGCCGGGCGGCCGAACACGGCGGGTCGCTTTCCATCCTGGACGGTTCCATGCGCGTCACCCGGTTTTCCTTACAGGAACTTCACGAACGCTCGACACGGGCCGCCGTGGGTCTGCGGCACGCGGGTGTCGCCCCCGGCGACCGGGTCTGCGTCATGGCCCCGACCTCCCCGATGATGCTGATCAATCTGTTCGGTCTCTGGCGGCTCGGTGCCGTGCCGGTCGTCCTGCCGCACGAACAGCGCGGCGACGGCGCTCAGGCACGCGGTCTGCTCGTCGGCCGGTCGGCCGTCGCCGGGGCCACCGCTGTGATCACGGACCGCCCGGAGTTCGTACGGGGCGTGGGGCTGCCGGATGTCCGGGTTCTCACCCTCGACGCCGCCTCGGCCGGCGGCCCCGCTCCCGCGCCGCCGATGCCGGAGGCCGATCAGCTCGGCATGCTGCAGTTCACCTCGGGCACGAGCAGCACGTCCAAGGCGGTACCGGTCCGGCAGGGGCAGTTGATCGAGAACGTGCGGTCCTGCATGGAGACGCTGGAGATGCGCCCGGGTCACACCTACGTGAGCTGGCTGCCCTTCTACCACGACATGGGGATCGTCTCCGTGGTCGGACTGGTCTCGCAGGGTGTGCACACCGTGGTCATGCCCACCGAGAACTTCCTCGGCCGGCCGTCGTCCTGGCTGGCGACGGTGAGCGCGTGGCGTGCGGAGATCACCGCCGCGCCCAACTCCGCCTACCGGCTCGCGGCCAGGGCCCAGCAGCTGCGGCCCGCGGAGCTGGACCTGTCGTGTCTGAAGGTCGCCATCAACGGAGCGGAACCGGTCACCGCCGACATCGTCGAGGAGACCCTTCAGATCCTGGGCAAGAGCGGAATGCCCGCCGGAAGCCTCTGCCCGACCTACGGCATGGCCGAGACCACGCTCGTCGTCAGCGCCGACTCCGCGGGCTCCGCACCGCGCGTCCTGGATCCCCAGGAGGTGCCGAACGGCGGCGACCACCCGTTGCCGGCCCGGCCGCTGGTGTCCTGCGGCCGGCCGCTCGCCGGGACGACGGTCACCATTCACGGGCCCACGGACCAGGAGCTTCCCGACGGGCACGTGGGCGAGGTCCAGGTGCGCGGCCCCGGCGTCACCGACGGCTACTGGACGGGCCCCGGCCGGCCCCTCGACGGCCAGGGAAAGCTGGCCGACGGGCGGATGCGCACGGGCGACCTCGGGTTCCTGCACGAAGGGGAGCTGTACATCTGCGGCCGGGCCAAGGACATGATCATCGTGGCGGGTCGCAACCTCTACCCGGAGGACTACGAGATCGCCGCCGAGGCGGTCCCCGGCGTACGGGCGGGTCATGTGATCGCGTTCTCGCTGCCGGACACGGAGCGGATGGTCGTCGTCGCGGAGGGGGTCGGCGGCGAGGAGTCCCTGGACCGGCTGGGGCGCGAGCTCTTCGACGTCCTGCGCACCACGGCCCAGCACGCACCCGCGGAGGTGCTGATCGTGCGCCCGGCGACCCTCCCGAAGACCTCCTCGGGCAAGAAGCAGCGCGGGGTGTGCCGTGAGCTGTATCTGGCCGGGGACCTGGAGGTCGTCCGCACGGTCCGCTGA
- a CDS encoding SCP2 sterol-binding domain-containing protein, translating to MSVFPSTEWLQSYVQRINASEEFEEAASTFDAEIAFVFEAEAESGVPADIWCHTEFGGGKCKWAEYDTGEEKAKDSTFVIRAPYSSWKGVIRGEIDPIEGMLDGDLMVTGHLPTLLRYVRATDELVSLAAHVASTFVDDPR from the coding sequence GTGAGCGTCTTTCCCAGCACCGAATGGCTGCAGTCGTATGTCCAGCGCATCAATGCTTCGGAGGAGTTCGAGGAGGCGGCGAGCACGTTCGACGCCGAGATCGCCTTCGTCTTCGAGGCCGAGGCGGAGAGCGGGGTTCCCGCCGACATCTGGTGTCACACCGAGTTCGGCGGCGGCAAGTGCAAGTGGGCCGAGTACGACACGGGCGAGGAGAAGGCCAAGGACTCGACCTTCGTGATCCGGGCCCCGTACTCCTCCTGGAAGGGGGTCATCCGGGGCGAGATCGATCCGATCGAGGGCATGCTCGACGGTGATCTGATGGTGACCGGGCATCTGCCGACGCTGCTGCGCTACGTCCGGGCGACGGATGAGCTGGTCTCGCTCGCCGCCCATGTCGCCAGCACGTTCGTGGACGATCCGCGCTGA
- a CDS encoding ABC transporter ATP-binding protein, translating to MSTIEVQGLYKAFDDGTVALDHVDLEVSAGEVFGFLGRNGAGKTTTVRVLATLIRPTSGEARVLGLDVVKQRSEVRDRIGLSLQQAALDPLMTGREHLNLIASLRRMSSKERKARVDELLASFGLTDVADRLVAAYTVGMRRRLDATLALVHRPELLFLDEPTTGLDPQSRRALWAFVRQYRADGGTVFLTTQYLDEADELCDRIAILDKGRVAVTDTPEGLKKGIGGKVLQLTAASPEARGTAAGVVGEAACHEDDGVLSIDLSGKEDLMPELLARLRDAGVALDGTTVADPTIEDVFVRLTGESLDSKVAHESAVSAAALGRTIGTQQGGM from the coding sequence ATGTCCACCATCGAGGTCCAAGGCCTCTACAAGGCGTTCGACGACGGCACGGTCGCACTCGACCACGTCGATCTCGAGGTAAGTGCCGGCGAGGTGTTCGGCTTCCTCGGCCGCAACGGTGCCGGCAAGACCACCACGGTCAGAGTCCTGGCCACTCTCATCAGGCCGACATCCGGCGAGGCCCGCGTGCTCGGGCTCGATGTCGTCAAACAGCGGTCCGAGGTGCGCGACCGGATCGGTCTCTCGCTCCAGCAGGCGGCACTCGACCCGCTGATGACCGGGCGCGAGCATCTGAACCTCATCGCCTCCCTGCGCCGCATGAGCAGCAAGGAACGCAAGGCACGCGTCGACGAGCTGCTGGCCTCCTTCGGCCTGACCGACGTGGCGGACCGGCTCGTCGCCGCGTACACCGTCGGCATGCGGCGTCGGCTGGACGCCACGCTCGCCCTGGTCCACCGGCCCGAACTGCTCTTCCTGGACGAGCCCACCACCGGGCTCGACCCGCAGAGCCGGCGGGCGTTGTGGGCCTTCGTCCGGCAGTACCGCGCGGACGGCGGCACGGTGTTCCTCACCACGCAGTATCTCGACGAGGCCGACGAGCTGTGCGACCGGATCGCGATCCTGGACAAGGGAAGGGTCGCGGTCACCGACACTCCGGAAGGGCTCAAGAAGGGCATCGGCGGCAAGGTCCTCCAGCTCACCGCGGCCTCGCCCGAGGCCCGCGGCACCGCGGCCGGAGTGGTCGGCGAGGCGGCCTGCCACGAGGACGACGGCGTCCTGAGCATCGACCTGTCCGGCAAGGAGGATCTGATGCCCGAACTTCTGGCCCGGCTGCGCGACGCCGGGGTTGCGCTGGACGGGACGACCGTCGCCGACCCGACCATCGAGGACGTCTTCGTCCGGCTCACGGGTGAGTCCCTGGACAGCAAGGTCGCACACGAGAGCGCGGTCTCGGCGGCGGCACTCGGCCGGACCATCGGAACCCAGCAGGGAGGAATGTGA
- a CDS encoding ABC transporter permease → MSAASGTTTLLVRNLREGVRSPVIAFVFPVVFPLFLITLVASSYERMAFIPGFPVTPYAAYMAPGLLLFTGMMGSGYSATALVLDAQSGFLDRLRLQPVRPTALLLSRLLFDAIRVVPAVLVVLVVSVLLGARIEQGALGVLGLLLLCSLWSVAYGGFFYIVALRTRNPQAPLAMAPLSVLLLFASPAAAPPLLLQDWLAALTRWNPFTYVIEGVRALMTGPTSGTVTEALLKAVAVLIGMTLVTQLFVIPAFARLVED, encoded by the coding sequence ATGTCCGCTGCCTCCGGTACGACGACACTGCTCGTCCGCAATCTGCGCGAAGGGGTGCGGAGCCCCGTCATCGCGTTCGTCTTCCCCGTGGTCTTCCCGCTGTTCCTCATCACGCTGGTCGCGTCGAGCTACGAGCGGATGGCCTTCATCCCCGGCTTCCCGGTCACGCCGTACGCCGCCTACATGGCTCCGGGGCTGCTGCTGTTCACCGGCATGATGGGCTCCGGATACTCGGCGACGGCGCTGGTGCTCGACGCCCAGAGCGGTTTCCTGGACCGGCTGCGCCTGCAACCGGTGCGCCCCACCGCACTGCTGCTCTCCCGGCTGCTCTTCGACGCGATCCGCGTCGTGCCCGCCGTCCTCGTCGTCCTCGTCGTCAGCGTGCTGCTCGGCGCCCGGATCGAGCAGGGTGCTCTAGGGGTCCTGGGCCTTCTGCTGCTGTGCTCGCTCTGGTCGGTGGCGTACGGCGGTTTCTTCTACATCGTCGCCCTGCGCACCCGCAATCCGCAGGCCCCGCTGGCGATGGCTCCGCTCTCGGTCCTCCTGTTGTTCGCCAGCCCGGCGGCGGCGCCGCCGCTCCTGCTCCAGGACTGGCTCGCCGCGCTGACCCGGTGGAACCCCTTCACCTATGTCATCGAGGGCGTCCGTGCGCTGATGACCGGTCCCACGAGCGGCACGGTCACCGAGGCCCTGCTCAAGGCGGTCGCGGTCCTGATCGGCATGACGCTCGTCACCCAGCTGTTCGTCATCCCCGCGTTCGCCCGCCTGGTGGAGGACTGA
- a CDS encoding thioesterase II family protein gives MLLYCFPHAGGAESLYRAWAEELAPDAEVRVLGRGSRPSTVAPAAPVTALASALADRLRAENGPFAFLGHSLGALIAFETARELRSKGAPGPHTLIASGHVAPHLPSPGPELADLPTVKFWEEVRLLGGTPPELMESEALREVAEPGLRAEFRAAEGYRYSPGLPLDCPVLALAGTEDDRAPAELMAPWRMHTTGDFELQLVPGGHFFIAENTACVLDSVRSRLTAAVR, from the coding sequence ATGCTTTTGTACTGCTTCCCGCACGCCGGGGGCGCCGAGTCGCTGTACCGCGCGTGGGCGGAGGAGCTGGCCCCGGACGCCGAGGTCCGGGTTCTCGGGCGCGGCAGCCGGCCGAGCACGGTCGCGCCCGCGGCTCCGGTGACCGCGCTCGCCTCCGCCCTCGCCGACCGGCTGAGGGCGGAGAACGGCCCCTTCGCGTTCCTCGGCCACAGTCTCGGCGCCCTGATCGCCTTCGAGACGGCCAGGGAACTGCGCTCGAAGGGCGCGCCGGGACCGCACACTCTCATCGCCTCCGGTCACGTGGCACCCCATCTCCCCTCCCCGGGGCCGGAGTTGGCCGACCTGCCGACCGTGAAGTTCTGGGAGGAGGTGCGCCTCCTGGGCGGAACCCCGCCGGAGCTGATGGAGAGCGAGGCCCTGCGCGAGGTGGCCGAGCCCGGTCTCCGGGCCGAGTTCCGGGCGGCGGAGGGCTACCGATACTCCCCCGGGTTGCCGCTGGACTGCCCGGTCCTGGCCCTGGCCGGCACCGAGGACGACCGGGCGCCCGCAGAGCTGATGGCCCCCTGGCGGATGCACACGACGGGCGACTTCGAGCTCCAACTGGTCCCGGGCGGGCACTTCTTCATCGCCGAGAACACCGCGTGCGTCCTGGATTCCGTCCGCTCCCGGCTGACGGCCGCCGTGCGCTGA
- a CDS encoding AMP-binding protein, whose product MNPTSSGHVGIGVVDREVLLSLEPAQRLGTISDYLCDRYAAITDRERPSDPDEQLFLESLHATEFQLTVESELGVSVSLADLVEAPSPRALAEAIDLRLTSPDEALVEGADGPALVPDPGGLHEPFGLTDVQHAYWLGRSGLFELGDVSTHLYLELESEDFEPERGNTVLRRLVARHDMLRAIVRPDGRQQILDTVPEASIAYQDLSQLSDEEAEAEITAVRDTLSHEVRPADQWPLFELRAQRLPGGTTRLHLSLDMLIADAASVRILLTEWAALYADPDTVLPPIGLSFRDYCTATTGLENTTARNYWTQRLHTLPPAPELPTLPIPPGTPTRFTRRTHTLPADQWARLKNQAHQRGLTPSALLCAAYAETLATWAKEPHFTLNVTIGDRLPLHPDTEHLIGDFTNLILLETDHRTEGSYTERAGMLQRQLWRDLEHRAFGGVRLIRELAREHGPARAAMPVVFTSVLGYEMPGSPGRPVRGLGHAVGALSQTPQVHLDCQVVEQDEALVVSWDAVEKLFPAGVLDDAFSAYTALLGALAETPDTWDLTHPVSAPAAHLRVVEAVNSVVAPVPEGLLHEPVFAQAARTPHATAVITPTRTLTYAELTDHALHIAQGLRAHGVRPGELVAISMHKGWEQIAAVLGILHADAVYLPIDPELPHERITYLLTHTDTRTVLTQPDTTTSIDWPTTITPLTVHDNAPWYHTPTPHTPTRTPNDLAYVIFTSGSTGQPKGVMIDHRGALNTIHDINNRTQLTPHDTILGISSLSFDLSVWDIFGTLTAGATLVLPNPGTQRDPHHWNHLITHHHITTWNSVPALFELLTEHRNQNNTPTNTTLKTALLSGDWIPLTLPQRAKNTFPHLQLHSLGGATEASIWSIHHPITTTPEEWTSIPYGKPLTNQTMHILDHHQNPRPPYTTGHIHIGGTGVALGYWKDPQKPATPSPPTPTPNNASTKQATSDATGPTEPSNSSAAKTTKSKSTATA is encoded by the coding sequence GTGAATCCGACCAGCAGCGGACACGTCGGCATCGGCGTGGTGGACCGTGAGGTCCTGCTCTCCCTTGAACCCGCACAACGGCTCGGCACGATCAGCGACTACCTCTGCGATCGCTATGCGGCGATCACCGACAGGGAGCGGCCGTCGGATCCGGACGAGCAGCTCTTCCTGGAGTCGCTCCACGCGACCGAGTTCCAGCTCACCGTCGAGTCCGAGCTGGGCGTGTCGGTCTCGCTCGCCGACCTCGTCGAGGCACCGAGCCCGCGTGCGCTCGCGGAGGCGATCGATCTGAGGCTGACCTCCCCCGACGAGGCCCTCGTGGAGGGGGCTGACGGTCCGGCGCTGGTTCCGGACCCCGGTGGGTTGCACGAGCCGTTCGGGCTGACGGACGTGCAGCACGCGTACTGGCTGGGCCGCTCGGGTCTGTTCGAGCTCGGTGATGTGTCGACACATCTCTATCTGGAGCTGGAATCGGAGGACTTCGAGCCCGAGCGCGGGAACACCGTCCTGCGCCGGCTGGTCGCACGTCACGACATGCTGCGCGCGATCGTCCGCCCGGACGGACGCCAGCAGATCCTCGACACCGTCCCCGAGGCGTCCATCGCCTACCAGGACCTCTCACAGCTGAGCGACGAAGAGGCCGAGGCCGAGATCACCGCCGTACGGGACACCCTGTCCCACGAGGTACGGCCGGCCGACCAGTGGCCGCTGTTCGAACTGCGCGCACAGCGCCTGCCCGGCGGCACCACCCGCCTCCACCTCAGCCTGGACATGCTCATCGCCGACGCCGCGTCGGTCCGCATCCTGCTCACCGAATGGGCAGCCCTCTACGCCGACCCCGACACGGTCCTCCCCCCGATCGGACTGTCCTTCCGGGACTACTGCACCGCCACCACCGGCCTGGAGAACACCACCGCCCGCAACTACTGGACCCAACGCCTCCACACCCTCCCGCCGGCACCCGAACTGCCCACGCTCCCGATCCCCCCGGGCACCCCGACCCGCTTCACCCGCCGCACCCACACCCTGCCCGCCGACCAGTGGGCCCGCCTGAAGAACCAGGCACACCAACGCGGACTCACACCCTCCGCACTCCTCTGCGCCGCCTACGCCGAAACCCTCGCCACCTGGGCGAAGGAACCCCACTTCACCCTCAACGTCACCATCGGCGACCGCCTCCCCCTGCACCCCGACACCGAACACCTCATCGGCGACTTCACCAACCTCATCCTCCTGGAGACCGACCACCGGACGGAGGGCTCGTACACCGAGCGGGCGGGGATGTTGCAGCGTCAGCTCTGGCGGGATCTGGAGCACCGTGCGTTCGGCGGGGTGCGTCTCATCCGTGAACTGGCCCGGGAGCACGGGCCCGCGCGGGCCGCGATGCCCGTCGTCTTCACCAGCGTCCTCGGATACGAGATGCCGGGGTCGCCGGGCCGGCCGGTTCGGGGTCTCGGCCATGCGGTCGGCGCGCTGTCGCAGACGCCGCAGGTCCATCTCGACTGCCAGGTGGTGGAGCAGGACGAGGCCCTGGTCGTGAGTTGGGACGCGGTCGAGAAGCTGTTCCCGGCAGGTGTGCTCGACGACGCGTTCTCGGCGTACACGGCCTTGCTCGGTGCTCTCGCCGAAACGCCGGACACCTGGGATCTGACGCATCCGGTCTCCGCACCCGCGGCTCATCTGCGGGTCGTCGAGGCGGTGAACAGCGTCGTGGCTCCTGTGCCCGAGGGTCTGTTGCATGAGCCGGTGTTCGCCCAGGCCGCCCGGACTCCCCACGCCACCGCCGTCATCACACCCACCCGCACCCTGACCTACGCCGAACTCACCGACCACGCACTCCACATCGCCCAAGGACTACGCGCCCACGGCGTCCGACCCGGCGAACTCGTCGCCATCAGCATGCACAAGGGATGGGAACAGATCGCAGCCGTCCTCGGCATCCTCCACGCCGACGCCGTCTACCTCCCCATCGACCCCGAACTCCCCCACGAACGCATCACCTACCTCCTCACCCACACCGACACCCGCACCGTCCTCACCCAACCCGACACCACCACCAGCATCGACTGGCCCACCACCATCACCCCCCTCACCGTCCACGACAACGCCCCCTGGTACCACACCCCCACACCCCACACCCCCACACGCACCCCCAACGACCTCGCCTACGTCATCTTCACCTCCGGCTCAACCGGCCAGCCCAAAGGCGTCATGATCGACCACCGCGGCGCCCTCAACACCATCCACGACATCAACAACCGCACCCAACTCACCCCCCACGACACCATCCTCGGAATCTCCAGCCTCTCCTTCGACCTCTCCGTCTGGGACATCTTCGGCACCCTCACCGCCGGCGCCACCCTCGTCCTGCCCAACCCCGGAACCCAACGCGACCCCCACCACTGGAACCACCTCATCACCCACCACCACATCACCACCTGGAACTCCGTCCCCGCCCTCTTCGAACTCCTCACCGAACACCGAAACCAAAACAACACCCCCACCAACACCACCCTCAAAACAGCCCTCCTCTCCGGAGACTGGATCCCCCTCACCCTCCCCCAACGCGCCAAAAACACCTTCCCCCACCTCCAACTCCACAGCCTCGGCGGCGCCACCGAAGCCTCCATCTGGTCCATCCACCACCCCATCACCACCACCCCAGAAGAATGGACCAGCATCCCCTACGGAAAACCCCTCACCAACCAAACCATGCACATCCTCGACCACCACCAAAACCCCCGACCCCCCTACACCACCGGACACATCCACATCGGCGGCACCGGCGTCGCACTCGGCTACTGGAAAGACCCCCAAAAACCGGCAACGCCTTCACCACCCACCCCCACACCAAACAACGCCTCTACAAAACAGGCGACCTCGGACGCTACTGGCCCGACGGAACCATCGAATTCCTCGGCCGCGAAGACCACCAAGTCAAAATCAACGGCTACCGCATAG